The following coding sequences lie in one Silurus meridionalis isolate SWU-2019-XX chromosome 19, ASM1480568v1, whole genome shotgun sequence genomic window:
- the LOC124401931 gene encoding telomeric repeat-binding factor 2-interacting protein 1 → MAAIKKESSATSAVLFLNAKGEPMRFFIRPGPTKVQLQPLISNGGGILCRNQESNAILLANPGDITSAVQGAGHFYISTQYVHDCVAQNQQLDLESYRFSNLQPIRTRAASRKHRATGRMGYSREDDTSILNFITKHQKEAKGNRIWQQMELQGITAHSWQSMKDRFLKHLQHRLKEKSHENKKKVSPLKESSSSEVSISQSTQQKKKAGLVSSFDSDATQISQEKETGVKEQRDLQASPEETNDLQDPQLDEARKETDGDDPTSEKEQPSDNETPEVSLKRARMDTDSPAKDPSPGPSDQTSPPRENHQPSASSGLRCSILERAAREFEDSQANDGSQQDQSQAPSSNSSDTDESQIMAARQRAIMEQEVNLEHPHVAEKPPPASQNHSNTPGPEDDDNDDASPSSAALPTTSNAHMFLFQQESQEDFSQPSEEDLPSQSLLETQQHVIRLMQESKKNLVEVMKGLLKVNGDVTLARSYLLEGYDAEVHGRIWTREDDEILRSANSLQFKRLHEKYGAKSVSKRAAFLKVDL, encoded by the exons ATGGCAGCTATTAAAAAGGAATCATCTGCCACATCTGCAGTCTTATTCCTGAATGCTAAAGGTGAACCCATGCGCTTCTTCATAAGACCTGGTCCCACCAAAGTGCAGCTTCAGCCGTTAATATCGAACGGTGGAGGCATCCTCTGTCGGAACCAGGAATCGAACGCCATTCTGTTAGCCAATCCTGGTgacatcacttctgcagtacaAGGTGCCGGACATTTTTACATCTCCACTCAGTATGTACACGACTGTGTGGCGCAGAACCAGCAGCTCGACCTGGAAAGCTACAGGTTCAGCAATTTACAGCCGATCCGGACGAGGGCAGCGTCACgtaaacacagagctacaggaCGCATGGGTTACTCTAGGGAAGACGACACGTCCATCTTGAATTTTATCACCAAGCATCAAAAGGAAGCAAAAGGCAACCGGATCTGGCAGCAGATGGAGCTCCAGGGCATCACCGCTCACAGCTGGCAGTCCATGAAGGACCGGTTCCTCAAGCACCTGCAGCATAGGCTGAAAGAGAAATCCCACGAGAACAAAAAGAAAGTCAGCCCGCTGAAAGAGAGCTCGTCTTCTGAGGTCAGTATCTCTCAGTCGacacagcaaaaaaagaaagcggGGCTTGTTTCGTCTTTCGATTCAGATGCCACACAGATCAGCCAGGAGAAAGAGACAGGAGTTAAAGAACAACGAGATCTTCAAGCTTCGCCTGAAGAAACGAACGATCTTCAAGATCCACAGCTGGACGAAGCGAGGAAAGAAACTGATGGTGACGATCCAACGAGTGAGAAAGAGCAACCGAGCGACAATGAGACGCCTGAAGTCTCACTCAAAAGAGCCAGAATGGACACGGACTCCCCAGCGAAAGACCCGTCACCTG ggcCAAGCGATCAGACGTCGCCTCCCAGGGAGAACCATCAACCTTCTGCATCTTCTGGATTGAGGTGTAGCATACTCGAGAGAGCTGCCAGAGAATTCGAAGACTCACAAGCG aatgATGGAAGTCAACAGGACCAATCTCAGGCACCATCAAGTAATTCTTCGGATACAGATGAGTCTCAGATCATGGCGGCACGTCAAAGAGCAATaatggaacaggaagtgaatcTCGAGCATCCTCATGTCGCAGAAAAGCCTCCACCAGCTTCCCAAAACCACAGCAACACCCCAGGACCAgaggatgatgataatgacgaCGCAAGTCCCAGCAGTGCCGCTCTACCCACGACATCCAACGCTCACATGTTCCTCTTTCAGCAGGAGTCCCAAGAGGATTTCAGTCAGCCTTCTGAGGAAGATCTGCCCTCACAGAGTTTATTAGAGACACAGCAACATGTCATCAGGTTGATGCAGGAATCCAAGAAAAACTTGGTCGAGGTGATGAAGGGGTTGTTAAAGGTCAACGGTGATGTCACACTGGCTCGCTCGTATTTGCTAGAAGGATATGATGCTGAAGTCCACGGGCGTATCTGGACACGAGAGGATGACGAAATACTCCGTTCAGCCAATTCTCTCCAGTTTAAGAGGCTTCATGAGAAATACGGAGCCAAGAGCGTGTCTAAGAGAGCGGCTTTTCTGAAAGTAGACttatag